The DNA region tacccttttactctacgagtaacgggtataaatacataatactattttttcggtttttcgtttttaaaaagaaattaaattagagtaaaaacaagagtgaacgctatagtcgagtttcccgactatctgatacccgttactcagctagtggaagtgcgaaccgcctttggcggtttgtggacgttagagtgggcgtggcaaaaagttttttggcaaatcgatagaaatttacaagaccaataaaaaaaggaaataacatcaaagcattttttaaaagtgtgggcgtggcagctttggacggtttgtgggcgttaaagtgggcgcggcaaattacacatttaaaactgcataaagtatttataacttaattataATGTAACTAATAAGCATTTGTCGCCTGTTTGAATGTGAGATTAtttctaattaattttaattgtcaGGCAATTAAAGtacaaaccacaaaaaaacaacatttaaatGCGGAATTGCTGGCTGACTGACGGAGCTGGCAAATTGTTTAGGTATTTTTgtgggaaaacaaaaaccagaaacaGAGGTAATTTAATTGCGAGGGCAAAGAGCTGgccaataaaacaattaaataaacacGGAAGGCTAGCTTCGGGGACCTTAGCTGCTTTTTTATGCAGAAGACTGCGTGTAGGCAGGCCATTATATCCGTATTCTGATTGGGATAATGAAACaatgaaaatgtattaaaattactttttaaattcCAAGGGACTATTTATCTTGAATAAAAATACCAAACAGTATGCAGTTTTGTATAAAGATTCCAAGTCGTTTGCTTCTCCAAACCAATTAAAACCATTCTGCGCACCACtgtgcgtatacgtaatgtcCAATGTTATACAAATTAGGTATACGCCATGATGGTTCATGGGATAGGATTCTAGTGCACTACTTGTTCAGTGGACCGTGCTCACCTGAGAGTCCTGCGGGTAGTGCCTGTCCTGGTGGCTCGAAGACAGCGAGTTATCACAGTTGGATGATGAGTTCTTACGTCTGCGCTTACTACTACTCAGCTGCTCCACCGGTGTGGTGGACAGCTCCCTGTCCCTGTCTCGCTCACGCTCACGCTCTCTTTCCCGCTCCCGCTCACGTTCTCCGCTGTTGTTGCGCTCcctattgctgctgttgttgttattgctgctgctattgttgttattattgttgttgttgttgccggtactactgctgttgctattgttgttatCCTTGTTGCTGTAATCCAGCTGCAACAGATCATCGCGACTATCCGTCCGCTCGAGCGTACCGCGCTCGCTTCCCCGATCGCTGCATCCGTCGGCGCTGGCACTTCGATTGGCAGCCGCTGCCACAGCAGCCGCTACAGCCGCGGCCGCCGCCGCTGCACTGGCGCTGCCCACGCTCGGAGATCGTTCGCCGCCGGTGGGCGTGGTCAGGCCCAGGGCTACGGCAGCCGCATTCACATTGCCGCCGGCGGCCGCTaccgccgctgctgccgccgccgccgctgccgccgccgagcTGCGTTCGctcatgctgctgctgctgcgctgcgTCAGCTCGTCGCGCAGATCCCGTTCGCAGCGGGAGCGCAGGGAGTCGCGGGAGTCGCGCATCGCatcggccacgcccccagcgCCGCCCAGGCCGCCGGTGTAATTACTCGGCCCACGTCCGGTCGGCGAACTGGCCGCCGAGTCGCGCAGCTTGTCGCAATCGGAGCGGTAGTTCAGATTGTTGTTATCTGTGAGACCACGCACCTGCAAGAGTCCCAAATAATATACATGTTATTATAAGTTCATGTTGAATTGTTGATGGAGGGGAAAGCGGACACAAATTCGGGCATTCCCCCATTTAAAAACAGGACTATTAAATGTAAACTGACATACTTTCTTGAAATTAATACTAAAGATCGTCTATGACAAAACAACAATTCTTCTATTAAATTTAACTAATAAATCGCAAGTTTCTGGTTCTGTAGACGATCGCTTAACTTAGAGTAAACCCAAATTTACACATACCTGCAGGCTCTCGGCCGTCTTGAGAAACATGGGCAGCGAACTCTGACCCACGTTGACCTCGCCCTTGTACATGAAGTCGAGCAGAGATCGCATCTCTGAGTATCTGACATCTTTCAAGTAGATGATGGGATGTGGATGCTGGTTCTGTAGGAAAATCGTCTCGAAGTACGGACTGCAGGCTGACAGGATGGTCTGGTGAGCCTGTGATAGAATACGAATTATGtcagatatgtacatatatacttcCAAATGTATCTCAGAGACGCACCTTGACTGTTTCTCCCTCGCAGGCGAGCGTGACGTCGCATAGCGCCTCCCGCTGCAGCAGTGAGGTGAGCACGCCGGTCAGATTTGTGGGATGATTGTTCCAGCGCAAGCAGAATTGCTGGTCCATCGCTCCTTGGTCAGTGTTGTACCTGTAATGTGGAAGGCAAATGCATAAGTACGTGACGAGACAAGAGCACATTCAAATTATTTGGCACTTCccataaattcatttcatttttgaattctAAATAAGTTCATGCAGTATAAACCtactttgttttttaattatagtACAAATAAGTGTTGGGTAACGCAGCCTGAATGGGAAAGTGCCGTTTGATACTAAAAATAATACCCAAGCCTAGACAAACTTCTCCGTGCACTCTATTTTTaagccggaaacggaagtgtCAAGCTTTCGACCCCGTTATCTTTATCGCCGCCATGGCACACATTTTTGGTCGTGTGTATCGGTGTACAAGAGATACCAATGATTATTTGTCATGGAACACAATTGCTCATTACAATTACCAAATGCTCGGGGCTGttctcaattatttattgcgTTTCCGGCGCCCGATAACAAACCGCACCatgtgtgttgttgttgtggtgctGCCAAACTCCACAAACTCCGCAAACTCCACAGTTGCATCTGTATTAGAGTGTTAATTGCCATTTTGCCATGTTGCCGCCATGTTTGGCTGCTGGCTAACTGTTAATTACTCGGCCAAATAGACGAGCAATCTATGCAAATTTGGTTGACAAACCACCGATGGAAGGGACTGGTGGCATAATGAATGGCATTCGGGGCTTATCTATCGCACAATTTATGGAGCCTACCTTCCTCCTACCACCAACCACCTCCTTACATAGCTAAGAGCCTAAGAATAGAGTTTATATTCATAtgtttatatttctttattacaTTCGCCTGGAATCCACCGCCTAATCTCAATGGCCTTTGCTCAGAGTCCAGTGCGTTTACAGGGGGTAAAGTGAAGGCGCGAAATGGGGCTCCGATAAGAGgtacttttgcttttcttttaatCGATTTGGCAACTTCTGCGACTTTCATACCCTCGGTTTATGTAACAAACAAGTGAAGAGTTGtcaaaaagtatatataccACTGCGATTTTCAATAAACATCATAAAGTAGTTTGCTAAATAACTTTCAGTTTTTGTAGCACCTCAAAAAATTCTATCATATTCAAAGGCAATGTGTAGCGCATAAGATTTATGATTGGTTGACCCATAAGTACCCTGTAAAAAAGAAGGGAACTAAGAGAGATCGCGAGAGCTTTAAGCTTTTGCCGGCGACGCGAGCgcctaacaaaataaataaacaaaacgtCAAAGAACTTTTTCGCAAACTGAACTGCTGACCGTGAGAAAGAGGTGTTCAATgg from Drosophila santomea strain STO CAGO 1482 chromosome 3R, Prin_Dsan_1.1, whole genome shotgun sequence includes:
- the LOC120452969 gene encoding sex determination protein fruitless isoform X5; translated protein: MMATSQDYFGNPYALFRGPPTTLRPRESPLGVGHPHGHGHMHSHAHGHGHAHAHSHYAALDLQTPHKRNIETDVRAPPPPLPPPPLPLPPASPRYNTDQGAMDQQFCLRWNNHPTNLTGVLTSLLQREALCDVTLACEGETVKAHQTILSACSPYFETIFLQNQHPHPIIYLKDVRYSEMRSLLDFMYKGEVNVGQSSLPMFLKTAESLQVRGLTDNNNLNYRSDCDKLRDSAASSPTGRGPSNYTGGLGGAGGVADAMRDSRDSLRSRCERDLRDELTQRSSSSMSERSSAAAAAAAAAAAVAAAGGNVNAAAVALGLTTPTGGERSPSVGSASAAAAAAAVAAAVAAAANRSASADGCSDRGSERGTLERTDSRDDLLQLDYSNKDNNNSNSSSTGNNNNNNNNNSSSNNNNSSNRERNNSGERERERERERERERDRDRELSTTPVEQLSSSKRRRKNSSSNCDNSLSSSHQDRHYPQDSQANFKSSPVPKTGGSTSESEDAGGRHDSPLSMTTSVHLGGGGGNVGAASALSGLSQSLSIKQELMDAQQQQQHREHHVALPPDYLPSALKLHAEDMSTLLTQHALQADARDEHNDAKQLQLDQTDNIDAKRK
- the LOC120452969 gene encoding sex determination protein fruitless isoform X4, translated to MMATSQDYFGNPYALFRGPPTTLRPRESPLGVGHPHGHGHMHSHAHGHGHAHAHSHYAALDLQTPHKRNIETDVRAPPPPLPPPPLPLPPASPRYNTDQGAMDQQFCLRWNNHPTNLTGVLTSLLQREALCDVTLACEGETVKAHQTILSACSPYFETIFLQNQHPHPIIYLKDVRYSEMRSLLDFMYKGEVNVGQSSLPMFLKTAESLQVRGLTDNNNLNYRSDCDKLRDSAASSPTGRGPSNYTGGLGGAGGVADAMRDSRDSLRSRCERDLRDELTQRSSSSMSERSSAAAAAAAAAAAVAAAGGNVNAAAVALGLTTPTGGERSPSVGSASAAAAAAAVAAAVAAAANRSASADGCSDRGSERGTLERTDSRDDLLQLDYSNKDNNNSNSSSTGNNNNNNNNNSSSNNNNSSNRERNNSGERERERERERERERDRDRELSTTPVEQLSSSKRRRKNSSSNCDNSLSSSHQDRHYPQDSQANFKSSPVPKTGGSTSESEDAGGRHDSPLSMTTSVHLGGGGGNVGAASALSGLSQSLSIKQELMDAQQQQQHREHHVALPPDYLPVKKSEAFLGSSGNKSMHQMLLHQAVEAQLKGFQLHYQNEGLDSAMQRLLAQHQHQEQQQQQQQQQHQQHQQTHHPVGKSHSPAIPSGSAGGSSRKSGRFRANWLYQFEWLQYDERANTMFCRHCRKWSGELADIRTSFVEGNSNFRLEIVNHHNKCKSHRMCYERELQEQQLHPMPSGSAGGSSKRRSPDIITINVGKNSA